In Elusimicrobiota bacterium, a genomic segment contains:
- a CDS encoding efflux RND transporter permease subunit, with amino-acid sequence MRLSDLSIKNPVFAWMLMAGLIVFGAIGFSRMGISQLPDVDYPVVSVRVNWEGAAPEVVETEVTDVIEDAVMSVEGVKEVSSSSRQGQSNVSIEFHLSRDIDVALQEVQTRLAQAQRNLPSEIDPPVISKSNPEDQPILWVALTGERPAKELMEYTKDRLKDALTTVPGVGEVFLGGFTEPNLRVWLDKEKMRAYELTVDDIVNTVRTQHAELPAGRIETPERQLNIRVMGEAASVEEFEKIIIPARQGSHLWRTFRIGDVATVEDGLDDIQRISRYKSRPAVGMGIRKQRGSNAVSVARAVKAKVEELKTSLPHGMDLNIVFDTTRFIEESTHELNLHLILAAVLTGVVCWFFLGSLSSTINVLLAIPVSIVGAFTVLYFLGFTLNTFTLLGLTLAIGIVVDDAIMVLENIVRYREQGLSRVKAALVGAREITSAAIAATVAVLAIFIPVIFMPGIVGKFLYQFGVTMSAAVALSLVEALTITPMRCSQFLNVGRNTGVSRAMDRSMGALSGLYTRCLAWVLRHRWTTIAVSLVVFLTVIPLGKMVKREFIPAQDQSRFFVRVQTPTGSSLEYTDQVFRLAEKKILEHPSVSHYFAAVGGFGGGETDTGNLNITLKNPKDRPYDPELKRRPKQADVMAWMRRELSKIAGVKRAVIQDLSQQGFSARRGFPVEISLLGRDWNTLSNLSEEFQARMKNSDLMTDVDTDYRLGQPELRVIPDRKKAAERGVGIDAIGNAINAMIGGVRIGKYTRGGRRYDIRMRLVDKDRSRPDDIRGIWVRNNRGEVIPLAEVVELKERASLVSITRKDRQRAIRVFANVAPGKSQGEALAFMEQLANELLPDGYQMVFSGSAATYGESYQGLLFVFILGIFVAYMVLASQYNSFIHPFTVLLALPFSVTGALIVLWALGNTLNLYSAIGLVLLMGIVKKNSILLVDFTNERRRSGKDVQEALMEACPIRLRPIIMTSVATMTAALPTALAMGAGAETRAPMAQVVIGGVLLSTLLTLFVVPAAYSLLARLESSRHDRELEQALGELKNAGQ; translated from the coding sequence GTGAGGCTTTCGGATTTATCCATTAAGAATCCGGTTTTCGCTTGGATGCTCATGGCCGGGCTGATTGTCTTCGGCGCCATTGGCTTTTCGCGCATGGGCATCAGCCAGTTGCCGGACGTGGATTATCCGGTGGTCAGCGTGCGCGTCAATTGGGAGGGTGCGGCCCCCGAGGTCGTGGAAACCGAAGTCACGGACGTCATTGAAGACGCGGTCATGAGCGTCGAAGGAGTCAAAGAGGTTTCCTCGTCGTCGCGGCAGGGCCAGTCCAATGTCAGCATTGAGTTTCATCTCAGCCGGGACATCGACGTGGCGTTGCAGGAAGTGCAGACCAGGCTCGCCCAAGCGCAGCGCAATTTGCCGTCGGAGATCGATCCCCCGGTGATTTCCAAAAGCAACCCCGAGGATCAGCCGATTCTCTGGGTGGCCTTGACCGGCGAGCGTCCAGCCAAAGAGCTGATGGAGTACACCAAGGACCGTCTCAAAGACGCCTTGACCACGGTTCCGGGCGTGGGCGAGGTTTTTTTGGGCGGCTTTACCGAACCTAATCTGCGGGTTTGGCTGGATAAGGAGAAAATGCGCGCTTATGAGCTGACGGTCGACGACATCGTCAATACCGTGCGCACTCAGCACGCCGAGCTGCCGGCGGGGCGCATTGAGACGCCTGAGCGCCAACTGAACATTCGCGTCATGGGTGAGGCCGCGAGCGTGGAGGAATTCGAAAAAATCATCATCCCGGCGCGCCAGGGCTCACATTTATGGCGGACGTTCCGCATCGGGGACGTGGCTACGGTTGAAGACGGGTTGGACGATATCCAGCGCATTTCCCGCTATAAAAGCCGTCCGGCGGTGGGAATGGGCATCAGAAAACAACGCGGCTCCAATGCCGTGTCCGTGGCCCGCGCGGTCAAGGCCAAGGTTGAAGAGCTCAAAACATCCCTTCCCCATGGCATGGATTTAAACATCGTATTCGATACCACCCGTTTTATCGAAGAATCAACGCACGAGCTCAATCTTCATTTGATTTTGGCCGCTGTTTTGACGGGCGTAGTTTGTTGGTTTTTTTTGGGTTCCTTGTCTTCCACGATCAATGTTTTGCTCGCGATCCCGGTGTCCATTGTGGGCGCGTTTACGGTTCTTTATTTTCTGGGGTTTACGCTCAATACCTTCACGCTGTTGGGCCTAACCTTGGCCATCGGCATTGTGGTCGATGACGCTATTATGGTGCTGGAAAACATCGTGCGTTACCGCGAGCAGGGATTGTCCCGAGTCAAAGCCGCGCTGGTGGGCGCCCGGGAAATTACCTCCGCGGCGATCGCGGCCACCGTGGCCGTGCTGGCGATTTTCATTCCCGTGATTTTCATGCCGGGAATTGTCGGTAAATTCCTTTATCAATTCGGCGTGACCATGTCCGCGGCCGTTGCGTTGTCTTTGGTGGAAGCCTTAACCATTACCCCCATGCGATGCTCCCAGTTTTTAAATGTGGGCCGCAACACGGGAGTCAGCCGCGCGATGGACCGGTCCATGGGCGCTTTAAGCGGCTTGTATACCCGCTGTTTGGCCTGGGTTTTGCGGCATCGTTGGACGACGATCGCCGTTTCTTTGGTTGTTTTTTTAACGGTGATTCCGTTGGGGAAAATGGTCAAGAGAGAATTCATTCCGGCCCAGGATCAAAGCCGCTTTTTCGTCCGCGTACAAACGCCTACCGGCTCCTCGTTGGAATACACGGATCAGGTATTCCGCTTGGCGGAGAAGAAAATTTTGGAGCATCCGTCCGTTTCCCATTATTTTGCGGCCGTGGGCGGATTCGGCGGGGGGGAAACGGACACCGGCAATCTCAATATCACGTTGAAAAATCCCAAGGACAGGCCGTATGATCCCGAACTCAAACGCCGCCCCAAACAAGCGGATGTCATGGCCTGGATGCGCAGGGAATTGAGCAAAATCGCCGGCGTCAAAAGGGCCGTGATCCAGGACCTTTCCCAACAGGGGTTTTCCGCCCGGCGCGGTTTTCCCGTGGAGATCAGTTTATTGGGTCGCGATTGGAATACGTTGTCGAATCTGAGCGAGGAATTTCAGGCGCGGATGAAAAATTCGGATTTGATGACCGACGTGGATACGGACTATCGCCTGGGTCAGCCTGAACTGCGCGTCATTCCCGATCGCAAGAAGGCGGCTGAGCGCGGCGTGGGCATCGACGCCATCGGCAACGCGATCAACGCCATGATCGGCGGCGTCCGCATCGGCAAATACACGCGCGGCGGACGCCGCTACGATATCCGCATGCGTCTGGTTGACAAAGACCGCTCCAGGCCCGACGATATCCGGGGCATTTGGGTGCGCAACAATCGCGGCGAGGTTATTCCTTTGGCCGAGGTCGTGGAATTGAAAGAGCGGGCCAGCCTGGTTTCCATCACGCGCAAGGACCGGCAGCGGGCCATCCGTGTTTTCGCGAACGTGGCGCCGGGCAAGTCCCAAGGAGAAGCGTTGGCGTTTATGGAACAACTGGCCAACGAGCTGCTGCCTGACGGTTATCAAATGGTTTTTTCCGGCAGCGCCGCGACCTATGGAGAATCCTACCAGGGATTGTTGTTCGTGTTCATCCTGGGTATTTTCGTCGCTTATATGGTGCTGGCCTCTCAATACAACAGCTTCATTCATCCGTTCACGGTTTTGTTGGCGTTGCCCTTCAGCGTGACCGGAGCCTTGATCGTTTTATGGGCGCTGGGCAATACGCTTAATCTTTACAGCGCCATCGGTTTGGTGCTGTTGATGGGCATCGTCAAGAAAAATTCGATTCTGTTGGTGGATTTCACCAATGAGCGCCGCCGCTCGGGTAAAGACGTTCAGGAGGCGTTGATGGAAGCCTGTCCGATCCGCCTTCGCCCGATTATTATGACGTCGGTGGCCACCATGACCGCGGCTTTGCCCACGGCTTTGGCGATGGGCGCGGGTGCGGAAACCCGCGCGCCCATGGCGCAAGTGGTGATCGGCGGGGTTTTATTGTCCACCCTATTGACGCTTTTTGTGGTGCCGGCCGCTTACAGCCTGCTGGCGCGCCTGGAATCCTCGCGCCATGACCGTGAACTCGAGCAAGCGCTCGGGGAACTCAAAAACGCCGGCCAGTGA
- a CDS encoding sterol desaturase family protein: MGIVMLFLSGLAFIEIVGYIYHRWIEHGEIMKFIKRNAVLDKILHLHWTHHAKNYPPENLRPDNPYVTDDNLSWYLPGAVITVAVFLTAPLVYALPFASGAWTYGLLIDRLHARFHLKNHFLADKRFFLYLQKIHDIHHMDQTKNFTIVVPALDILFDTYLDEYPAPYAAARA; this comes from the coding sequence ATGGGCATTGTCATGCTGTTTTTATCGGGGCTGGCTTTTATCGAAATCGTCGGCTACATCTATCATCGCTGGATCGAACACGGCGAAATCATGAAATTCATCAAGCGCAACGCGGTCCTGGATAAAATCCTTCATCTTCATTGGACGCATCATGCCAAGAATTATCCGCCTGAGAATCTCCGGCCGGACAATCCTTACGTCACCGACGATAATTTAAGCTGGTATTTGCCGGGCGCGGTCATCACCGTCGCGGTTTTTCTGACCGCCCCCTTGGTTTACGCTTTGCCCTTTGCTTCGGGCGCTTGGACGTACGGGTTGTTGATCGATCGGCTGCACGCGCGGTTTCATTTGAAAAATCATTTTCTCGCCGACAAACGTTTTTTCCTTTACTTGCAGAAAATCCATGATATTCATCACATGGATCAGACCAAGAATTTCACCATCGTGGTCCCGGCGCTGGACATTCTCTTCGATACCTATTTGGACGAATACCCGGCTCCTTATGCCGCGGCGCGGGCCTGA
- the rsmA gene encoding ribosomal RNA small subunit methyltransferase A, whose translation MKRKWGQHFLASQETVRRIVEAAGISPEDSVVEIGPGHGELTRHYIERVRRAVLFEIDPRLAALLVERWGKDQGRVSVRQEDIRDADFAGLGFDRPPVVLGNLPYYVSKPVVSRLIQWGGFNRAILMLQWEVVQRLLSGPGESAYSLMSVLFQLKARAELIVKVEPSAFRPPPKVCSAVIRMVPVDSGMEATPRFERLLRAAFHSRRQKLINSLGHQLDLSKSELMERLMALGISPEARPQEVTPSDYWRFFGALPRDVI comes from the coding sequence GTGAAGAGAAAATGGGGCCAGCATTTTTTGGCCTCGCAGGAGACCGTTCGGCGCATCGTTGAGGCCGCCGGCATCAGCCCGGAAGATTCGGTTGTTGAAATCGGCCCGGGCCACGGGGAACTAACCCGCCATTACATCGAGCGCGTTCGGCGCGCGGTTTTATTTGAAATCGATCCGCGCTTGGCGGCTTTGCTGGTTGAACGCTGGGGCAAGGACCAGGGCCGCGTGTCCGTGCGCCAAGAAGATATACGGGATGCCGACTTTGCGGGGCTGGGTTTTGACCGGCCGCCGGTTGTGCTGGGGAATCTTCCTTATTACGTCTCAAAACCCGTTGTGTCGCGCTTGATTCAATGGGGGGGTTTTAACCGCGCCATCCTCATGCTTCAGTGGGAGGTCGTGCAACGGCTCTTGTCCGGGCCCGGGGAATCGGCGTACAGCTTGATGAGCGTGTTATTCCAATTGAAGGCTCGCGCGGAATTGATCGTGAAAGTCGAGCCGAGCGCTTTTCGTCCGCCGCCGAAAGTTTGTTCCGCGGTCATCCGCATGGTTCCCGTTGATTCCGGGATGGAGGCGACGCCGCGTTTTGAGCGTTTGTTGAGAGCCGCCTTCCATTCCCGGCGACAGAAATTAATCAATTCCCTAGGCCATCAGCTCGATCTGAGCAAATCCGAGCTGATGGAGCGTCTCATGGCCTTGGGGATTTCTCCCGAAGCCCGTCCCCAGGAGGTAACGCCGTCGGATTATTGGCGGTTTTTCGGGGCTTTGCCGCGCGATGTGATATAA
- a CDS encoding YggS family pyridoxal phosphate-dependent enzyme, with amino-acid sequence MNVGNQIFDNIEAIRRRVGAACRRAGREPGEVVMMAVSKGQPLEAIIEAARHGIVDFGENRIQEALLKMPQAQAGLNWHFIGPLQSNKALKALQLGFATIQSVDSEELAGRLSRLAQEQGRRQAILLEVNIADEPKKHGFLPQAAIGAGLRIAGLPGLDIRGLMCMGPRSAEPQAMRPFFAAMRRLWEQWQGAVGRKQILSMGMSGDFEAAIEEGSTMIRIGRAIFQAAP; translated from the coding sequence ATGAATGTTGGAAATCAGATCTTTGATAATATAGAGGCTATCCGACGGCGCGTAGGCGCGGCTTGCCGCAGGGCCGGCCGCGAGCCCGGCGAGGTTGTTATGATGGCGGTTTCGAAGGGGCAGCCCTTGGAAGCCATCATCGAAGCCGCCCGTCACGGGATCGTTGATTTCGGCGAAAATCGCATCCAGGAAGCCCTCTTAAAAATGCCGCAGGCTCAGGCGGGTCTGAATTGGCATTTTATCGGGCCTTTGCAAAGCAATAAGGCGTTAAAAGCGCTTCAGCTTGGTTTTGCGACCATTCAGTCGGTGGACAGCGAGGAGTTGGCCGGGCGCTTAAGCCGTTTGGCCCAGGAGCAAGGCCGTCGGCAGGCGATTTTACTGGAAGTCAATATCGCCGATGAGCCTAAAAAACATGGCTTTTTGCCGCAGGCCGCGATTGGTGCGGGCCTTCGAATCGCCGGTTTACCGGGCCTCGACATTCGGGGTTTGATGTGCATGGGACCTCGCAGCGCGGAGCCGCAAGCCATGCGCCCGTTTTTCGCCGCCATGAGGCGGTTGTGGGAACAGTGGCAAGGCGCCGTTGGGCGCAAACAGATTTTGTCGATGGGAATGAGTGGGGATTTTGAGGCGGCAATTGAGGAAGGTTCGACCATGATCAGAATTGGTCGGGCTATTTTTCAAGCCGCCCCGTAA
- a CDS encoding DUF167 domain-containing protein has product MIIKVRVIPNADDNEVISRIGSVLRVRLASGAKDDERLNSSLRRYLAEYFDVRPAAVSILRGAKGKEKTVEISGRSEEDLRYVMESIP; this is encoded by the coding sequence ATGATCATCAAAGTTCGAGTCATACCGAACGCCGACGATAATGAAGTGATCAGCCGAATTGGGAGCGTTCTACGCGTGCGCCTGGCATCAGGCGCCAAGGACGACGAGCGTTTGAATTCAAGCCTCAGGCGCTATTTGGCTGAGTACTTCGACGTGCGTCCGGCGGCCGTCAGCATTCTGCGCGGCGCTAAAGGCAAAGAGAAAACCGTCGAGATTTCCGGACGCAGCGAAGAAGATTTGCGCTACGTCATGGAATCCATCCCCTAA
- the ileS gene encoding isoleucine--tRNA ligase, translating into MSSKKYPVNLPQTSFSMKADLAQKEPVWLESWAKADLYRKALAARAGSAKYILHDGPPYANGPIHMGHALNKTLKDIIVRYKTLAGFQAPYVPGWDCHGLPIEQALLKELKISKKEAAADPVAFRKKCREFVLRMVEVQKKDFVRLGILGDWDNPYITMEPPYASKIVEAFIRLYQQGYIYKGLKPVYWCLHCETALAQAEIEYKEKTSPSIYVAFPIEGKPDYSVLIWTTTPWTLPANRAAVVHPKAVYAVIELDDGRRVIVAERLKDRLAQLLGGRFSGETFTAAQMSGWTLASPLAKRSVPVIADEEVSLEEGTGIVHSAPGHGDIDFLWGQRFKLEVASPVNETGAFTPEAGWAELTGRRVSEEETTRLLLSLLGQRLLSSSTTTHSYPHCWRCKNPVIFRATEQWFLSIEHNDLRRKILAAIEETAWLPPGSKERIRSMVGLRPDWCLSRQRIWGAPIPILYCKSCNRINDEKKLFEVLVAKIAAEGEDFWFDPAGVFLNDLGERFPCACGSRQFVRDANILDVWMDSGVSWFAVAQAQEALAYPADIYLEGSDQHRGWFQTSIITAAALTGRAPYRAVYTNGWVLDEQGRAMHKSLGNVVSPQDIVQKWGADVLRLWAASTASIEDVRISPRLMELYADHYRKLRNTLRFILGNCHGFDPHRHGVPTWDHLERFERWALSDLNGVIKECREGYETQDFPRVLRALLKFSIHDLSNFYFDISKDRLYTFKPDDPDRRATQSVLFVIGHYLIAMLAPICPFTAEEAYAELLALCSQREPAMLANVKLPFPEAAHLLKFPIACADWDDDDLKQQTPIILAIRETVHKKLDEMRKDGILGSSLQAKVAVEVSRKNYGVLRLWQSFLSTVLMVSDVDLKEGPVDDDKSAVTVSKTEGAKCERCWIYHPSVGSDPRDPNLCPKCVSVLYAKEAVGEK; encoded by the coding sequence ATGAGCTCTAAGAAGTATCCCGTCAATCTTCCGCAAACATCCTTTTCCATGAAAGCCGACCTGGCTCAGAAGGAGCCTGTTTGGCTGGAATCCTGGGCCAAAGCGGATCTCTATCGCAAGGCGTTGGCCGCGCGTGCCGGATCGGCCAAATACATTCTTCACGACGGGCCTCCCTATGCCAACGGGCCCATTCACATGGGCCATGCCTTGAATAAAACCCTCAAAGACATCATCGTCCGCTATAAAACGCTCGCCGGTTTTCAGGCCCCTTATGTTCCCGGCTGGGATTGCCATGGGTTGCCCATTGAGCAGGCGCTGTTGAAGGAATTAAAAATTTCCAAAAAAGAGGCCGCGGCTGATCCCGTGGCTTTCAGGAAAAAATGCCGTGAGTTTGTTCTGCGCATGGTGGAAGTTCAGAAAAAAGATTTCGTTCGTCTGGGAATTTTAGGCGATTGGGACAATCCCTATATCACCATGGAACCGCCCTATGCTTCCAAAATCGTCGAGGCGTTTATCCGGCTTTATCAGCAGGGCTATATTTACAAAGGCTTAAAGCCGGTGTATTGGTGTTTGCATTGCGAGACGGCCCTGGCCCAGGCTGAAATCGAATACAAGGAAAAAACATCGCCCAGCATTTACGTGGCTTTTCCCATTGAGGGAAAGCCCGATTATTCGGTTTTAATCTGGACGACGACGCCGTGGACATTACCCGCCAACCGCGCGGCGGTCGTCCACCCCAAGGCCGTCTACGCGGTTATTGAACTCGACGACGGCCGCCGCGTCATCGTGGCCGAACGCTTGAAAGACCGTTTGGCTCAACTGTTGGGCGGCCGGTTCTCCGGTGAAACATTCACGGCCGCGCAGATGTCCGGCTGGACGTTGGCAAGCCCCCTGGCCAAGCGATCCGTGCCTGTGATCGCGGATGAGGAGGTGTCCCTGGAGGAGGGAACAGGCATTGTGCACAGCGCGCCCGGCCATGGCGATATTGATTTTCTTTGGGGCCAGCGCTTCAAACTTGAAGTGGCCAGTCCGGTCAATGAGACCGGCGCGTTTACGCCGGAGGCCGGATGGGCCGAGTTGACCGGGCGGCGCGTCAGCGAGGAGGAGACGACCCGCCTCCTGCTGAGCCTTCTCGGTCAGCGGCTGCTGTCGTCATCGACGACGACGCATTCCTACCCTCATTGCTGGCGTTGCAAGAATCCGGTGATTTTCAGGGCCACTGAGCAATGGTTTTTAAGCATCGAGCATAATGATTTGCGCCGGAAAATTTTGGCGGCCATCGAGGAAACGGCGTGGCTGCCCCCGGGCTCCAAAGAACGCATCCGTTCCATGGTTGGATTGCGCCCGGACTGGTGTTTGTCCCGGCAGCGGATTTGGGGCGCGCCCATCCCGATTCTTTACTGTAAGTCCTGCAATCGTATCAACGATGAAAAAAAGCTTTTCGAAGTCTTGGTCGCCAAAATCGCGGCCGAGGGTGAAGATTTTTGGTTCGATCCGGCCGGCGTTTTCCTCAACGATTTGGGCGAGCGTTTCCCCTGCGCCTGCGGGAGCCGCCAGTTTGTGCGCGACGCCAATATCCTCGACGTTTGGATGGATTCCGGCGTCTCTTGGTTTGCGGTGGCTCAGGCGCAAGAGGCGCTGGCTTACCCTGCGGACATATATCTGGAAGGCTCCGATCAGCACCGGGGCTGGTTTCAAACATCGATCATCACGGCCGCGGCCTTGACCGGGCGCGCGCCGTATCGCGCGGTGTACACCAACGGCTGGGTGTTGGATGAGCAGGGCCGGGCCATGCATAAATCCTTGGGCAATGTGGTCAGCCCTCAGGACATCGTGCAAAAATGGGGGGCGGATGTGTTGAGGCTTTGGGCCGCTTCGACCGCTTCTATCGAGGACGTGCGCATTTCCCCGCGTTTGATGGAGCTTTATGCGGATCATTACCGAAAGTTAAGGAACACCCTGCGTTTTATTTTGGGTAATTGTCACGGCTTTGACCCGCATCGCCACGGCGTGCCCACCTGGGATCATTTGGAACGGTTCGAGCGTTGGGCCTTGTCTGATTTAAACGGCGTGATCAAGGAATGCCGCGAAGGCTATGAAACCCAGGATTTTCCCCGCGTGCTGCGCGCTTTGCTCAAATTTTCGATTCACGATTTATCCAATTTCTATTTCGACATTTCCAAGGACCGCCTTTATACGTTTAAGCCGGATGACCCGGATCGGCGGGCCACGCAAAGCGTTTTGTTCGTGATCGGCCATTATTTGATTGCGATGCTGGCCCCGATTTGCCCGTTCACGGCCGAAGAAGCCTATGCCGAACTGCTGGCCCTATGCTCCCAAAGGGAGCCGGCCATGCTGGCCAATGTCAAATTGCCGTTTCCGGAGGCGGCTCATTTATTGAAATTTCCCATAGCGTGCGCTGATTGGGATGACGATGATTTGAAACAACAGACCCCCATCATCCTCGCCATTCGCGAAACCGTGCATAAAAAACTCGATGAGATGAGGAAAGACGGCATTTTGGGCTCCTCGCTTCAGGCCAAAGTCGCGGTTGAGGTTTCCCGCAAGAATTACGGCGTTCTGCGCCTCTGGCAGAGTTTTTTGTCCACCGTGCTCATGGTTTCGGATGTCGATCTTAAGGAAGGCCCCGTTGACGACGACAAAAGCGCGGTGACCGTGTCCAAAACCGAAGGAGCGAAATGCGAACGCTGCTGGATTTACCACCCCTCCGTGGGTTCGGATCCCCGCGACCCCAATTTGTGCCCGAAATGCGTCAGCGTGCTCTACGCCAAAGAAGCCGTAGGTGAGAAGTAA
- the lspA gene encoding signal peptidase II: MVLADQASKAWVQSKFSLFDSVALLPFLSLTYVHNTGVSFGMMRSLPGWFLLAVNALLTAAIYIFWRRRMAAGPGRWESRGLLLIFSGAVGNILDRARLGYVVDFIDLHFWPIFNLADSMITTGVCCYLVGSLIRQRK, from the coding sequence TTGGTGCTGGCGGATCAAGCCAGCAAAGCCTGGGTGCAGTCGAAATTTTCGCTTTTTGACTCCGTCGCCCTGCTGCCTTTTTTATCATTGACGTATGTTCACAATACCGGAGTTTCATTCGGGATGATGCGGTCCTTGCCCGGCTGGTTTTTGCTGGCGGTCAATGCGCTGTTGACCGCGGCGATTTATATTTTTTGGCGCCGGCGCATGGCGGCCGGCCCAGGCCGCTGGGAATCCCGGGGCCTGTTGCTTATTTTTTCCGGCGCCGTGGGCAACATTTTGGACCGGGCGCGCTTGGGTTATGTCGTTGATTTCATCGACCTGCATTTCTGGCCGATCTTTAACCTGGCGGACTCCATGATCACGACCGGCGTTTGTTGCTATTTGGTCGGCTCGTTGATTAGGCAGCGTAAATAA
- a CDS encoding prolipoprotein diacylglyceryl transferase has translation MFPELVSFGPLSLKTYGLFVGIGFLAGYEILRRALSEAGQKPVHAERLLWICLVFGVLGSRILYFLTNPSDWRDFWRLWEGGLSFTGGLIMAGIGVFVYVFRRKLPVFSVTDAFAQAMPASHALGRIGCLMAGCCWGYPTDFFLGATFTNPACSLPAELLGVRLHPTQLYEAAGLGLIFVACRAMRKKIPGKLLGFYFLLYGVLRFGLEFLRADAALEPTVLGLTFAQSLVVFVLWPAGLLWLKFAAVRRRMI, from the coding sequence GTGTTTCCTGAGCTGGTCTCCTTCGGCCCCCTGTCCTTGAAAACCTACGGACTGTTCGTCGGGATCGGGTTTTTGGCCGGCTATGAAATTCTCCGCAGGGCCTTAAGCGAAGCCGGACAAAAGCCCGTTCACGCGGAGCGTTTGCTTTGGATTTGCCTTGTGTTCGGTGTTTTGGGTTCGCGCATCCTTTATTTTTTGACGAACCCTTCGGATTGGCGGGACTTTTGGCGTTTATGGGAAGGCGGGCTTTCGTTCACGGGCGGGCTGATCATGGCGGGGATCGGCGTTTTTGTTTATGTGTTTCGGCGGAAGCTGCCCGTTTTTTCAGTGACCGACGCCTTTGCCCAAGCCATGCCCGCGTCCCATGCTTTAGGCCGCATCGGCTGCCTGATGGCCGGCTGCTGCTGGGGCTACCCCACGGATTTTTTTCTTGGCGCCACCTTCACCAACCCGGCTTGTTCGCTTCCGGCCGAACTGCTGGGCGTCAGGCTCCACCCGACCCAGCTGTATGAGGCCGCCGGGCTCGGGCTGATTTTTGTTGCTTGCCGGGCGATGAGAAAAAAAATTCCGGGCAAGCTTCTCGGTTTTTATTTTTTACTTTACGGAGTTCTGCGTTTCGGGCTGGAATTTTTGCGCGCGGATGCGGCGCTGGAACCCACGGTCTTAGGCTTGACCTTCGCTCAGTCCCTGGTCGTTTTTGTGCTGTGGCCGGCGGGGCTTTTATGGCTTAAATTCGCGGCTGTCCGACGGCGGATGATATAA
- the ccsB gene encoding c-type cytochrome biogenesis protein CcsB, with translation MELLLFKGSLLFNSLAAAFSLLYMWKNARFLEKGWKILLAAGCAAHVLSFFARIANFWGLYQENRYFLPINTFFGALSYLALVTNGTCLALAWKYRISVLGAFVLPLGLLAQSSVWIWTDPALSGLVPALQSYWINIHPLILMACYGIFANAFGLSAAYLVQEWQIRSRRPREFAWQIPSLEVLDRLSYKIIFLALPALTIGIVMGGIWAWNAWGRFWGWDAKETWALITWMIYIIYLHLRLARGWQGRQAVYINLLGFASVLFTFFGVNYLSKLHGYLSG, from the coding sequence ATGGAGCTGCTTCTTTTCAAAGGGTCCCTTCTCTTCAATTCACTGGCTGCGGCGTTTAGCCTTCTTTACATGTGGAAAAACGCCCGTTTTTTGGAAAAGGGCTGGAAAATTCTTTTAGCCGCTGGCTGCGCCGCGCATGTGTTGAGTTTTTTTGCGCGCATCGCGAATTTTTGGGGTTTATACCAAGAGAACCGTTATTTTTTGCCCATCAATACGTTTTTTGGAGCCTTGTCTTATTTGGCCTTGGTCACCAACGGAACATGCTTGGCCTTGGCCTGGAAATATCGCATCAGCGTCTTAGGGGCTTTTGTCCTGCCCCTGGGGCTTTTGGCTCAATCCAGCGTCTGGATTTGGACCGATCCGGCTTTATCCGGTTTAGTGCCCGCGCTTCAGAGTTATTGGATTAATATTCATCCGTTGATTTTGATGGCTTGTTACGGGATTTTCGCCAATGCCTTCGGTCTTTCTGCGGCTTATTTGGTTCAGGAGTGGCAAATCCGCTCCCGCCGCCCCAGGGAGTTCGCCTGGCAAATTCCTTCGCTCGAGGTTCTGGATCGTTTAAGCTACAAGATCATTTTTCTAGCCCTGCCCGCGTTGACCATCGGCATTGTGATGGGCGGCATTTGGGCCTGGAACGCTTGGGGAAGATTTTGGGGCTGGGACGCCAAGGAAACATGGGCGCTGATTACTTGGATGATTTACATCATTTATCTGCATTTGCGTTTGGCGCGCGGCTGGCAGGGGCGTCAGGCGGTTTACATCAACCTGTTGGGTTTTGCGAGCGTGCTGTTTACGTTTTTCGGCGTGAATTATTTATCCAAACTTCACGGTTATCTTTCCGGTTGA